In Chthoniobacterales bacterium, a single window of DNA contains:
- a CDS encoding alginate lyase family protein, producing the protein MKFDCPHCTQNLEIADEWSGQSVDCPTCQTSLTVPALAAAIPVAQAAPKPLATSQPAKLRRPATGGGAPTKPPRGGGGGFGNVLLTLLVLAGAGFGYAMVHFDESPQQVWKRLVDLVETTMAKPAPVPTPTPEPTPIPTPAPAPSPTPEATPEPTATPTPTPVDPLAWLLEHKERAPKEVTLVAAQEFPAVLDGKVVGKVMARAGSRVGVVTIEPQSIAVVYQGGGKRLPYDATNLMELVKLEMTGPGAEVTPQETIHPALSQAIPTPAAVQFPTPRFAHPGVILTREDLEILKANIKREPWKSGFEALAAGGRSQLGYKMRGPFKEVTRAPHVNLNPWRSDMSAIWDLSRMWYFTGNEAYAQKAHDILLAWATTQTSFGGRESMLDLGDYAICFVGGADILRGTWPGWTKADTAAVKKYFNDVLIPASNPFGESQFGAANKGALALCAKGLMAIFNDDAATLKTVVYQVRTLAHIGLRNSNDIGMIGDSLRDQGHFHGQLVSLATLAEALWKQGIDIYSDYDNRLLAAGEYFARVNSLTPTPFLPFGTTDSYYLTDRTNRGWGGGHTALQLIHGAYVVRKGIPAPYTDRQRQQMPVGDSFMFLKEVDRSVATPVLPPPIPATASITSGFSKADIGGATPAGGASYSSGVWKVQGGGSDIWKTSDSCHFTYKEIPGDSAIIAKVTSLQNTNPNARAGVMMRTSLGKGAPRAWMAVTGEGNLEQNMPNLALYGGSNYGNKTLAKSLSSYWVKLERIGNIITGYVSPDGTNWAATDVGRIEAPIPATIYVGLVVCSADNGTLNTSTFSNVQITGGDGRAPIVIPAAPAAFLAAPADGTVSLRWQSSFGATSYTVKRATTRGGPYATVASGVTSSNYTDKTATNGTTYSYVVSAVNSAGESPNGPEDVATPRAPMWNVTFGGTATATTAKEAADKAFDSNSATTWFAGDSGGAGALRYDFGNGRAPAIKHYSITSARDKPERDPKDWLFQGSNDGTSWTTLDTQSGQTFPLRCYEMEYALAKPIAYRYFRLNITANNGDNDLQIADIKLLSDESTSNAPISPLIHWKANDAADRDQAIAHQKAIESQK; encoded by the coding sequence ATGAAATTCGATTGTCCGCACTGCACACAGAATCTCGAAATTGCCGACGAATGGTCGGGGCAATCCGTGGATTGTCCTACGTGCCAGACTTCCCTCACCGTCCCGGCTCTGGCCGCTGCGATTCCTGTGGCGCAGGCAGCGCCGAAGCCTCTTGCGACTTCGCAGCCGGCCAAGTTGCGCCGTCCCGCGACGGGCGGCGGCGCACCAACAAAGCCGCCACGCGGCGGGGGTGGGGGATTTGGGAATGTTTTGCTGACGCTCCTCGTTCTCGCGGGCGCCGGGTTCGGCTACGCGATGGTGCATTTCGACGAGTCGCCGCAGCAGGTTTGGAAGCGGCTGGTCGATCTCGTGGAGACGACGATGGCGAAGCCGGCCCCGGTTCCCACGCCGACTCCCGAGCCCACGCCGATTCCGACTCCCGCGCCGGCCCCGTCTCCGACGCCAGAGGCCACACCGGAGCCCACGGCGACGCCGACTCCGACGCCGGTCGATCCGCTCGCGTGGCTGCTCGAGCACAAGGAGCGCGCCCCGAAGGAGGTTACTTTAGTTGCCGCACAGGAGTTTCCTGCTGTGCTTGATGGAAAGGTCGTCGGAAAAGTTATGGCACGGGCTGGAAGCAGAGTGGGAGTAGTAACCATAGAGCCGCAGAGTATCGCCGTAGTCTATCAAGGTGGCGGCAAGCGGCTGCCTTACGATGCGACGAACTTAATGGAACTGGTGAAGCTGGAGATGACTGGACCTGGAGCGGAAGTAACTCCGCAGGAAACCATCCATCCAGCCCTTTCACAAGCCATCCCGACACCGGCGGCTGTGCAATTCCCGACGCCGCGATTTGCGCATCCCGGTGTGATACTGACTCGCGAGGATCTCGAGATTCTCAAGGCCAACATCAAGCGCGAGCCTTGGAAAAGCGGCTTCGAGGCTCTGGCCGCTGGAGGTCGCTCGCAACTCGGGTATAAGATGCGCGGGCCCTTCAAGGAGGTAACGCGCGCCCCCCACGTCAATCTCAACCCCTGGCGCAGCGACATGAGCGCGATCTGGGATCTCTCGCGCATGTGGTATTTCACCGGCAACGAGGCCTATGCGCAGAAGGCGCACGACATCCTGCTCGCGTGGGCCACCACGCAAACTTCGTTTGGAGGCCGCGAGTCCATGCTCGATCTGGGAGATTACGCCATCTGTTTTGTGGGCGGAGCGGATATCCTGCGTGGCACCTGGCCGGGCTGGACGAAGGCCGACACGGCTGCGGTGAAGAAATATTTCAACGACGTTCTCATCCCCGCTTCGAACCCTTTTGGCGAAAGCCAGTTCGGAGCCGCGAACAAGGGCGCGCTGGCCCTCTGCGCCAAGGGGCTGATGGCGATCTTCAATGACGACGCAGCCACGCTCAAGACGGTCGTGTATCAGGTTCGCACGCTCGCGCATATCGGTCTGCGCAACTCCAACGACATCGGCATGATTGGCGATTCCCTCCGCGACCAGGGGCACTTCCACGGGCAGCTGGTTTCGCTGGCCACGCTCGCAGAAGCGCTCTGGAAGCAGGGCATCGACATTTATTCCGACTACGACAACCGCCTCCTGGCGGCCGGCGAGTATTTCGCACGGGTAAACAGCCTCACCCCCACGCCGTTTCTTCCCTTTGGCACTACGGACTCCTATTATCTCACCGATCGCACCAATCGCGGCTGGGGCGGTGGACACACGGCGCTCCAGCTCATCCACGGCGCCTATGTCGTTCGCAAGGGCATCCCGGCTCCCTACACGGATCGGCAACGCCAGCAGATGCCGGTAGGTGACAGCTTCATGTTCCTCAAGGAGGTCGACCGCTCCGTGGCCACGCCGGTGTTGCCGCCGCCGATCCCCGCCACCGCCTCGATCACCTCGGGGTTCAGCAAGGCCGACATCGGGGGCGCTACCCCCGCCGGCGGGGCGTCCTATTCCAGCGGTGTCTGGAAAGTGCAGGGTGGGGGATCGGATATATGGAAGACGAGCGACAGTTGCCACTTCACTTACAAGGAGATCCCCGGCGACAGCGCCATCATCGCCAAAGTCACGTCGCTCCAGAACACCAATCCCAACGCCAGAGCCGGAGTGATGATGCGCACGAGCCTTGGCAAGGGCGCTCCGCGCGCCTGGATGGCCGTCACCGGCGAGGGCAATCTCGAGCAAAACATGCCGAACCTCGCATTGTATGGCGGCTCTAACTACGGCAACAAAACGCTCGCCAAATCCTTGTCCAGCTATTGGGTGAAACTCGAGCGCATCGGGAACATCATCACGGGCTATGTTTCTCCCGACGGCACTAATTGGGCGGCCACCGATGTCGGTCGCATCGAGGCTCCCATCCCGGCTACGATCTACGTCGGTCTGGTGGTCTGCTCGGCCGACAATGGCACGCTGAATACCTCCACCTTCAGCAACGTCCAGATCACCGGCGGCGATGGTCGTGCGCCCATCGTTATTCCCGCCGCGCCCGCCGCTTTTCTGGCCGCACCGGCCGATGGCACCGTCTCGCTTCGCTGGCAATCATCCTTCGGGGCCACCAGCTACACGGTCAAGCGCGCCACTACGCGCGGTGGACCTTACGCGACCGTCGCCTCGGGCGTCACCTCCAGCAACTACACGGACAAAACGGCGACAAACGGCACGACCTATTCCTACGTCGTGAGCGCGGTGAACTCCGCCGGCGAAAGTCCGAATGGCCCGGAGGACGTCGCCACGCCCAGAGCCCCGATGTGGAATGTGACCTTCGGGGGAACGGCCACTGCCACCACGGCGAAGGAGGCCGCGGATAAGGCATTCGACAGCAACTCGGCCACGACGTGGTTTGCCGGCGACAGTGGCGGTGCGGGTGCCCTTCGATACGACTTTGGCAACGGCCGCGCGCCTGCGATCAAGCATTACTCGATCACCAGCGCCCGGGACAAACCGGAGCGCGATCCCAAGGATTGGCTGTTCCAAGGCTCGAACGATGGGACGAGCTGGACCACGCTCGACACGCAGAGCGGCCAGACATTCCCGCTTCGCTGCTACGAAATGGAGTATGCCCTGGCCAAGCCGATAGCCTATCGCTATTTCCGCCTCAACATCACCGCGAACAACGGGGATAACGACCTCCAGATCGCGGACATCAAACTGCTCTCTGACGAGTCGACGTCGAACGCCCCTATTTCGCCGCTCATCCACTGGAAGGCTAACGATGCGGCCGACCGCGACCAGGCCATCGCACACCAGAAGGCCATCGAATCCCAAAAATGA
- a CDS encoding beta-galactosidase, producing MKPERLPSILVAAACAAFALGCASLLAQTPASPTKHFPKPDRIRYDGHCFTIDGKDTFIRSAEFHYFRTPRELWRDRFQKIKDAGFNTVDTYVPWNWHERDLPSGLDDFSKVDLSEFEAWLKMAQDEFGFYTIVRPGPFICAEWAGGGYPRWLAKFNPRTGKEFWLRSGDDAHIAWSVHWYDAVCQVFAREQITRKPKGGQGIIMVQIENEYDHHKDPEKTKVLRALYEAVKKAGIEVPIFTCLTRECRASKDPELSQVFDTDNYYVAQNAAPSCAERMASLRAIQPDAPGFVTELQGGWFSLVGGSLAEEHYSDARHYNAISLMSLLGGATGLNTYMFVGGTHFGGWQARGQSTSYDYNAPIRESGALSPKYVVAEGVNQFIRENQEQLLRSEGGPCELQGAPSNLFGGIRVGSDGTRFVFLDNTNAGKPVSGKVTVFPGKIATPTGPIYNIDQNGNRVLIQADAASAAKSPNLPPFELSYELGPLGAQVLVIPPGKTPTEGVWYPKAQKQAAPATLPAAVRLSSVLAHNDPLDGKWQKLPAGKSLPELGVSDQRYVLYRARFTLPADDAEKFTKLLVNSFSRDIVSAQINGQLAKRLAPSDAYAAAATRNKATSFTRIGPNDFDNRFDVAGLLHAGANEIVMLYENIGFEHGYIPMEELSGIRQAGLSENETAIAKPLDWEVATDLGGIAAGWTRPDFAPKDWKKVALDTSEPIARKGNGIQPKGPQDALLTWYRLEFDLPDSAAAKSTPWRLLIKASGNGDMWLNGHDIGRHWEAGPQREYYLPECWLNFGGKNVLVLGLRQTVNGATINAAEVSPYPDASQLVR from the coding sequence ATGAAGCCCGAACGTCTCCCCTCCATCCTCGTCGCCGCAGCCTGCGCTGCCTTTGCGCTGGGCTGCGCAAGCCTCCTGGCCCAGACGCCTGCCAGCCCGACGAAGCATTTTCCGAAGCCGGACCGCATCCGCTACGACGGCCATTGCTTCACGATTGACGGCAAGGACACGTTCATCCGCAGCGCGGAGTTTCATTACTTCCGGACGCCTCGTGAGCTGTGGCGCGACCGGTTCCAGAAGATCAAGGACGCCGGCTTCAACACGGTGGATACCTACGTGCCATGGAACTGGCACGAGCGCGACCTGCCCTCCGGCCTCGACGACTTTTCCAAGGTCGATCTTTCCGAATTCGAGGCGTGGCTGAAGATGGCGCAGGACGAGTTTGGCTTTTACACGATCGTGCGGCCCGGCCCGTTCATCTGCGCCGAGTGGGCCGGGGGCGGCTATCCGCGCTGGCTGGCGAAGTTCAACCCGAGGACCGGCAAGGAGTTCTGGCTGCGCAGCGGAGACGACGCCCACATTGCGTGGAGCGTTCATTGGTATGACGCCGTGTGCCAGGTGTTCGCCCGCGAGCAGATCACCCGCAAGCCGAAGGGGGGCCAGGGGATCATCATGGTGCAGATCGAAAACGAATACGATCACCACAAGGATCCTGAAAAAACTAAGGTCCTGCGCGCGCTCTACGAAGCCGTGAAAAAGGCCGGAATTGAGGTGCCGATCTTCACGTGCCTCACCCGCGAATGCCGCGCCAGCAAGGATCCCGAGCTGTCGCAGGTGTTCGACACGGACAATTACTACGTCGCGCAGAATGCGGCGCCGAGCTGCGCCGAGCGCATGGCCTCGCTGCGCGCCATTCAACCGGATGCCCCTGGTTTCGTGACGGAGCTGCAGGGCGGCTGGTTCTCGCTCGTGGGCGGGAGTCTGGCCGAGGAGCACTATTCCGACGCCCGCCATTACAATGCGATCAGCCTCATGTCGCTGCTCGGCGGCGCGACGGGGCTGAATACCTACATGTTCGTGGGCGGCACGCATTTCGGCGGCTGGCAGGCGAGGGGACAAAGCACGAGCTACGACTACAACGCGCCGATTCGCGAGTCGGGCGCGCTCAGTCCGAAATACGTCGTCGCGGAGGGCGTCAATCAATTCATCCGCGAAAACCAGGAGCAGTTGCTCCGCTCCGAAGGCGGCCCGTGCGAGCTCCAGGGCGCACCGTCGAATCTCTTTGGCGGAATCCGCGTGGGGTCGGATGGCACGCGTTTTGTCTTCCTCGACAACACGAATGCCGGGAAGCCCGTGTCCGGCAAAGTGACAGTCTTCCCGGGAAAAATCGCCACGCCGACCGGGCCGATTTACAACATCGACCAGAATGGCAACCGCGTGCTGATCCAGGCGGACGCCGCGTCTGCCGCCAAGTCTCCGAACCTTCCGCCCTTCGAGTTAAGCTACGAGTTGGGGCCGCTGGGCGCGCAGGTGCTCGTGATTCCTCCGGGCAAAACGCCGACGGAAGGCGTGTGGTATCCCAAGGCGCAGAAGCAGGCGGCTCCGGCCACGCTGCCAGCGGCCGTGCGACTGTCCTCCGTCCTTGCGCACAACGATCCGCTCGACGGCAAATGGCAAAAACTCCCGGCCGGAAAATCCCTTCCCGAGCTCGGCGTGAGCGACCAGCGTTATGTGCTCTATCGCGCGCGCTTCACGCTCCCGGCCGACGACGCGGAGAAATTCACGAAGCTGCTCGTTAACTCTTTCAGTCGCGACATCGTTTCCGCCCAGATCAACGGCCAGCTCGCGAAGCGGCTCGCGCCGAGTGACGCCTACGCCGCGGCCGCCACGCGCAACAAGGCGACGTCCTTCACCCGCATCGGGCCGAACGATTTCGACAATCGCTTCGATGTCGCCGGCCTTCTGCACGCCGGCGCGAACGAGATCGTAATGCTCTACGAAAACATCGGCTTCGAGCACGGCTACATTCCGATGGAGGAGTTGAGCGGCATCCGGCAGGCCGGGCTCTCCGAAAATGAAACCGCCATCGCCAAGCCGCTCGATTGGGAGGTCGCGACGGACCTCGGTGGAATCGCCGCCGGCTGGACGCGCCCGGATTTCGCTCCGAAAGACTGGAAGAAAGTCGCCCTCGATACGAGCGAGCCGATCGCCCGCAAGGGCAACGGCATCCAGCCCAAAGGCCCTCAGGACGCGCTGCTCACGTGGTATCGGCTGGAGTTCGACCTGCCCGACAGCGCGGCGGCAAAGTCGACGCCGTGGCGGCTGCTCATCAAAGCGTCCGGCAACGGCGACATGTGGCTGAATGGCCACGACATTGGTCGCCATTGGGAAGCCGGCCCGCAGCGCGAGTATTACCTGCCCGAATGCTGGCTGAACTTCGGCGGCAAGAACGTGCTCGTGCTGGGACTGCGCCAGACAGTCAACGGCGCGACAATAAATGCCGCCGAGGTGTCCCCCTATCCCGACGCCTCGCAATTGGTCCGGTGA
- a CDS encoding glycoside hydrolase family 43 protein: protein MNCSYRFLAAILAGWLFFAVNGRAADPVVQTCFTADPAPLVHNGVVYLYTGHDEDDARGFRMLDWKCYTSTDMVNWTDHGAVATLKTFPWAVQTNDAWAPQIVERDGKFYFYAPVSVPGRPKNVIGVAVADNPLGPFKDVLGRPLIDKANGYIDPTVFIDDDGQAYLYWGNPELWFVKLNKDMISYSGEIVKDASFAKVKGEPDAYHYQEGPWAYNRNGHYYMAFASTCCPEGIGYAMSDKPTGPWQFKGYIMKPDARSSGNHPGIIDYKGGSYVFGFDYRLNKALTNERRERRSVCVEKFDYNPDGTIPELPWWDDTGNVAQIGTLNPYVRTEAETICWSEGIKSEPSSDGGMNIYPTKDGAYIEVKGVDFGAEGADTFSASVALDTTEETAKTNAIELHLDGMDGPLIGTLRVTHVGGQPKTETAAVTDATNKRDLFLVFKGDLTGKLFKVDYWTFSKKTVMPQKPLR, encoded by the coding sequence ATGAATTGTTCCTACCGGTTCCTTGCAGCGATTCTTGCCGGATGGCTTTTCTTTGCCGTGAATGGCCGTGCGGCCGATCCCGTCGTGCAGACCTGCTTCACCGCCGATCCGGCTCCACTGGTCCACAACGGCGTCGTTTACCTCTACACCGGCCACGACGAGGACGATGCTCGCGGATTCCGCATGCTCGACTGGAAGTGTTACACATCCACCGACATGGTGAACTGGACGGATCACGGCGCTGTCGCCACACTGAAGACGTTCCCTTGGGCGGTGCAGACAAATGACGCCTGGGCACCGCAAATCGTCGAGCGCGACGGAAAGTTCTATTTCTATGCACCGGTGAGCGTGCCAGGACGGCCGAAAAACGTCATCGGTGTCGCCGTCGCGGATAATCCACTCGGTCCTTTCAAGGACGTGCTCGGCCGTCCTCTCATTGACAAAGCGAATGGCTACATTGACCCAACCGTGTTCATTGACGATGACGGTCAGGCCTACCTGTATTGGGGCAATCCCGAGCTCTGGTTTGTGAAACTCAACAAGGATATGATTTCCTACTCGGGCGAGATCGTGAAAGACGCTTCCTTTGCCAAAGTGAAGGGGGAGCCGGATGCCTACCACTACCAGGAAGGTCCCTGGGCCTATAACCGCAACGGCCATTACTACATGGCCTTTGCCTCCACCTGCTGCCCAGAGGGGATCGGCTATGCCATGAGCGACAAGCCCACGGGGCCGTGGCAATTCAAAGGCTACATCATGAAACCGGACGCGCGCTCTTCCGGGAACCATCCGGGCATTATCGATTACAAGGGCGGCTCCTATGTCTTCGGCTTTGACTATCGTTTGAATAAGGCACTCACGAACGAGCGTCGCGAGCGACGTTCGGTCTGCGTGGAGAAATTTGATTACAACCCGGACGGCACCATTCCCGAGCTGCCATGGTGGGATGACACGGGAAATGTTGCGCAGATCGGCACGCTTAATCCCTATGTTCGCACCGAAGCGGAGACTATCTGCTGGAGCGAGGGCATTAAGTCAGAGCCTTCCAGCGATGGTGGGATGAATATCTATCCAACCAAAGATGGCGCCTACATAGAGGTCAAAGGCGTGGACTTTGGTGCTGAAGGGGCCGACACGTTTAGCGCCTCGGTTGCTCTTGATACCACGGAAGAAACAGCGAAAACCAACGCCATTGAGTTGCACCTTGATGGCATGGACGGACCGCTCATCGGCACGCTGCGAGTGACTCACGTCGGCGGCCAACCTAAGACTGAGACCGCAGCGGTCACCGACGCTACCAATAAGCGTGATCTCTTTCTTGTCTTCAAAGGAGACTTAACGGGCAAGCTTTTCAAAGTGGACTACTGGACGTTTTCAAAAAAGACCGTCATGCCACAAAAGCCACTACGCTAA
- a CDS encoding glycoside hydrolase 43 family protein, which produces MKHLLMAVLLTTLISTSSRAQDAPSRWGDWPAWGDQKDGTYRNPVLPSDYSDLDCIRVGSDYYAISSTFQYSPGMIVLQSRDMVNWRIIGHVISDVTQVGPEMNWDRMNRYGKGVWAGSIRYHDDKFWVYFGTADEGYFMSTAKNPAGPWEPLHRVMTESGWDDCCSFWDDDGQGYFVGTNFKDNCKTWLYKLTADGRDIVPESRVLINEGSHREANKLFKVGDTYYHFFSEVGRDGRQVMMQRAKSITGPYTERRQLSHAQPAVHEPNQGGIVQTEKGDWYFFTHHGHGDWEGRCASLLPVTWVEGWPILGEVGQDGIGTMVWRARKPVPSSPVLTPQTDDAFDGPQLGVQWEWNYQPRADKWSLTERSGYLRLHAWKPLLPDDLKRAGNTLTQRVMRTSRNVVTAELDVAGLADGQVAGLCLYSRDYATIAVRRDQGVLTIETARNQTILRGGECKGRTVWLRSEWGLDGVCRFSFSTDGKTFEPLGAPYRFGWADYRGERIGLFSYNNQGDAGYADFGSFTYHYDSPATR; this is translated from the coding sequence ATGAAACACCTGCTTATGGCAGTTCTCCTCACCACGCTTATTTCTACTAGCTCGCGCGCTCAAGACGCGCCGTCACGCTGGGGAGACTGGCCCGCGTGGGGCGACCAAAAGGACGGCACTTATCGCAATCCCGTCCTGCCCTCCGACTACAGCGACCTCGACTGCATCCGCGTCGGTTCGGACTACTACGCGATCTCCTCCACGTTCCAGTATTCGCCGGGGATGATCGTTCTCCAGTCCAGGGACATGGTGAACTGGCGCATCATCGGCCACGTCATCTCTGATGTCACCCAAGTCGGCCCCGAGATGAACTGGGACCGCATGAACCGCTACGGCAAGGGCGTGTGGGCCGGTTCCATTCGTTACCACGACGACAAATTCTGGGTCTATTTCGGAACGGCCGACGAAGGTTACTTCATGAGCACGGCGAAAAATCCTGCCGGCCCGTGGGAACCCCTGCATCGGGTCATGACCGAGTCCGGCTGGGACGATTGCTGCTCGTTCTGGGACGATGACGGCCAGGGCTATTTCGTCGGCACGAACTTCAAAGACAACTGCAAGACCTGGCTCTACAAGCTCACTGCCGATGGGCGCGACATCGTTCCCGAATCCCGCGTCCTCATCAACGAAGGTAGCCACCGTGAGGCGAACAAGCTCTTCAAGGTCGGCGACACCTACTACCACTTCTTCAGCGAAGTCGGTCGCGATGGCCGTCAGGTGATGATGCAACGCGCGAAAAGCATCACCGGCCCCTACACGGAAAGACGCCAACTCAGCCACGCGCAACCCGCCGTGCATGAGCCCAATCAGGGCGGCATCGTGCAGACGGAAAAAGGCGATTGGTATTTCTTCACGCACCATGGCCACGGCGATTGGGAAGGCCGCTGCGCCAGTCTTCTACCGGTGACCTGGGTGGAGGGCTGGCCGATCTTGGGCGAGGTTGGCCAGGACGGCATCGGCACGATGGTCTGGCGCGCGCGCAAGCCCGTTCCCTCTTCGCCGGTCCTGACTCCGCAGACGGATGATGCGTTCGACGGCCCCCAACTTGGCGTGCAATGGGAGTGGAATTACCAGCCGCGCGCCGACAAGTGGTCGTTGACCGAACGCTCCGGCTACCTGCGTCTCCACGCGTGGAAGCCGCTCCTGCCCGACGACCTCAAGCGCGCGGGCAACACCCTCACGCAGCGGGTCATGCGCACGAGCCGCAACGTGGTCACCGCCGAACTCGATGTCGCGGGCCTCGCCGACGGCCAGGTCGCCGGCCTCTGCCTCTATTCGCGCGATTACGCGACGATCGCCGTGCGCCGCGACCAAGGCGTGTTGACCATCGAGACGGCCCGTAATCAGACGATCCTCCGCGGCGGTGAATGCAAAGGACGCACGGTCTGGCTGCGCTCCGAGTGGGGGCTGGACGGCGTTTGCCGCTTCTCGTTCAGCACCGATGGCAAGACCTTCGAACCACTCGGCGCGCCTTACCGCTTTGGTTGGGCGGACTACCGCGGCGAACGCATCGGCCTTTTTTCCTACAACAACCAAGGCGACGCCGGTTACGCCGACTTCGGCTCCTTTACTTATCACTACGATTCACCCGCCACACGCTGA
- a CDS encoding glycoside hydrolase family 27 protein → MPTVAAPGPDYHAWAATPPMGWNSWDAFGTTLNETQAKAQADVMADKLLSHGWNFFTVDIQWYEPASKGFGYRKNAKLSMDAYGRLVPAVEKFPSAANGAGFKPLADYVHAKGLKFGIHLMRGIPRQAVTQNTPILGSNARAADIAVTSSTCKWNPDMFGVDATKPGGQAYYDSLLALYASWGVDFIKVDDLSRPYDDVQLAEVEAIRRAIDKTGRPIVFSTSPGATPLARGEHVAAHANLWRICDDFWDKWPALRSQFKRLHDWTPYRAPGAWPDADMLPLGMIELGRPTRFTPDEQCTMMTLWSIARSPLILGADMTKLDEATLGLLTNDEVLAVNQASAGNRQLFDQKGLIAWVADVPASKDKYLAVFNTGGSPAPVPVELSAVGFTGGVQARDLWKKGEMERVSGVFAPEVSAHGARLFRLVPVR, encoded by the coding sequence ATGCCCACCGTTGCGGCTCCCGGCCCCGATTACCATGCCTGGGCCGCGACGCCGCCGATGGGCTGGAACAGTTGGGACGCCTTTGGCACCACGCTCAACGAAACTCAAGCCAAGGCGCAGGCCGATGTGATGGCCGACAAACTCCTCTCGCACGGCTGGAATTTCTTTACCGTAGACATCCAGTGGTATGAACCCGCCTCCAAGGGCTTCGGCTACCGCAAGAACGCCAAGCTCTCGATGGATGCTTATGGGCGCCTCGTTCCCGCCGTCGAAAAATTTCCCTCCGCCGCCAACGGCGCCGGTTTCAAACCTCTCGCGGACTATGTTCACGCCAAAGGCCTCAAATTTGGCATCCATCTCATGCGCGGCATCCCGCGCCAGGCGGTGACGCAAAACACGCCCATCCTCGGCTCCAACGCCCGCGCCGCCGACATCGCGGTCACCTCCAGCACCTGCAAGTGGAACCCCGACATGTTCGGAGTGGACGCCACCAAGCCCGGCGGCCAGGCCTACTACGATTCCCTGCTCGCCCTCTACGCGAGTTGGGGTGTCGATTTCATTAAAGTAGACGACCTTAGCCGCCCCTACGACGACGTGCAATTGGCCGAGGTCGAAGCGATCCGCCGTGCCATCGACAAGACCGGCCGTCCCATCGTCTTCAGCACCTCGCCCGGCGCTACGCCACTGGCTCGTGGAGAGCACGTCGCCGCCCACGCCAACCTCTGGCGCATCTGCGACGACTTCTGGGACAAGTGGCCCGCCCTTCGCTCCCAGTTCAAACGCCTCCACGACTGGACGCCATACCGCGCGCCCGGAGCCTGGCCCGACGCCGATATGCTCCCGCTTGGGATGATCGAACTCGGTCGTCCCACCCGCTTCACGCCCGACGAGCAATGCACCATGATGACCCTCTGGTCCATCGCCCGCTCTCCGCTCATTCTCGGAGCCGATATGACCAAGCTCGACGAGGCCACGCTCGGGCTCCTGACCAACGACGAGGTCCTCGCCGTGAACCAGGCAAGCGCGGGCAACCGCCAGCTTTTCGACCAAAAGGGACTCATCGCGTGGGTCGCCGATGTCCCGGCATCGAAGGACAAATACCTCGCGGTCTTCAACACCGGCGGCTCGCCTGCGCCCGTCCCGGTCGAGCTTTCCGCAGTTGGTTTTACTGGCGGCGTGCAGGCGCGCGATCTTTGGAAAAAGGGGGAAATGGAAAGGGTCAGCGGGGTGTTTGCTCCCGAAGTCTCCGCCCACGGAGCACGGCTGTTCCGGCTCGTGCCCGTCCGTTGA